In the Hermetia illucens chromosome 1, iHerIll2.2.curated.20191125, whole genome shotgun sequence genome, aacgaccgaatagtccaagggcagatgcgtgcttgcgccgtggcgatcgcaacattgacgctctcactgcttcaatgttctcaggtgatctaacgggccgagggactccagttcttccttttgtcgcacttgcagtttgtctgaatgtagtgacccatgtaacaattgatttgcggtctgggacgggagccaacggggctaaattaaagcgatttcgaaatgcacgctgtgttgcaataaccgaacatccgcttgaaaagtaaacctcaaaggcaaaggcacgctcctcaccattccaatgcatgatggcgactgaaccgtgtcgggacaaaactttacacacagtagatctactataggcagtacccttacaaaaatgaccccacttgcaaatgtgcttgcagaagcttatctgtacatatcagagacgctaaacaaggaaaaggcataatcttcgtcaaatcgtattggtaagagagagatcggtgagcttttgctattctggtactacggcgtgctcacccatataggaaaaagttgtttcacgtattcacttatacataagcaaaaacttgccaatctcaccacaAAGCAAAGCAACAAAAGACAGCAAGGTATGCCTTTTGCGGACGATTGCCTCTCCCCTTAAAGTGAATCCATAGAGGGCCGGCGAAGTCGATACCAGTATTCGTCAATGGTCTGGCTGGTTGTACTCGATGGGCGGGCAGGTTTCCCATGAGCTCTCCGTCATATGCCCCAGTTACTTGTATTCGTCCATAAATTTATTGTACTGTTTGCGTAGTTCTGGGTTTCGTGCTAATCTCCATTCTAATTTGAAAAGTCGCCTCTCCGAATTGCCCCTAGATTTGCCGAGTTTTGCTGGATCGACCTTGAAAGGCAGTTGGAATCATCGGTGTTGAGGATGCTGCATGTAACCTCTTTCTGATAGGATGTTGCAACCCTTCCAGCAATTATCCAGCCAAAGACCGTGTTTTGCAGCAGTGGAAGCTGCAAGCTGAATGTTGCCGGGCTTTCATTTCTATCGACTTGCCCTTTTGGTTTGTCTCCTTGATGAGTGGAGTAGCTAATAGAACAAAAGGCCCTGCAGATATTTCCGTTGATAATGCAATAGAATGGTTGACATTTGTAGAACCCTTGTCCTTTACAGTACATGATACTTGCCCTTGCTTGGTGGCGTTGGGTGTTGTTTGAATTGCGGTGATAGAGGGCGTTGTTTTGTCTTGATTGTTGGCGTCCATATTTAGGAGAGTGTTGTGCTTCTTGCCACATTTAAGGCAACTTCCTGCGCTGCACTGTGCCCTTCGATGTCCTTCGCGAAGACAGTTCAAACATAGCCTCAGCTGCTTGATTTTGGCTACTCGATCCCAGATGGACAATTGTTTAAAGGCTTCACATGTGTAGATTCGATGGCTTCCCTCGCAGTTTTTACACTGTAAAGATTGACTGTCCTTGGTGGATATTAAAGCCGAGGTTCGCTTTGTAGGTTTGTTTTGAGTCGTACTCCTCTTGTCGCTACACAAGGCCTCTAACGACTGAAAGTGTCTTTCCAAAAACGCGAGTAATGCATCAACCAGCTGCAGTTCTCGTGGTGAAGTCAAAGTTTGTTCGTATAAGGCGTGCGTAACCTTGTCTAACTTCTTCAgtaaaatatgtaataaaatgGGATCCCAACTCGCTATATTGATATTAAAGTTCTTGAGACCTGCTAGACATTCCTTCGTAACGTCATGAAGTTTTTTCAAAGCACTGGGGGATACCATCAATCGTTGATTGCTGTAATGGTTTGTTAGCGTTGTCCATGCAATGTCACAATTTTCGTCAGTGATGGGCAGATGACGTATAAGCCGCTCTGCTTCAACCCTTAGATTGCTCTTCAAATACCACATTTTCTGCGCATTTCCCAATTGTTGCTCCTGAATTATCTGGCGGAATAAGTCGTGGAAGGATTGCTATTGTGCATAATCGCCGTCAAAGGTAGGAATTGTTACATGGTGTCTTGAATTCGCTTTTCGAGGTTGAGAAAATTCTCCTCGTTATACCCTAACTCATTTGGATCGCTGGAATATTGCCATATATTCTGATCACCCTCACGCGACTCGTcccagtactttgataaactagcTGTCTTCAATTCGTAGTATGATTTGGGTTGTGCCTGCTCAACTGTGTCGATGCCGCTAATAATATTTTCCATAGCCCGTATCCTTGATTCCTGTTGCTTTATTAGTACCACGGCATCTTTGGGAAGATCGTTCTGGGCATTGTTTACTGCCTTGGCGGCCCTTGTATCCAAGGCACCCGTGGCTGATTTACCAAAATCGATATTCAACTTGGATGTGCCTTCCAAACCCTGAAGGCGTTCCGCTATGCCATCCTTCCATTTGGTGTAGTCGCGCTGCATTGAAGAGAAATAATGTTTCTCGACATATGGATGATCAGGAACATAATACGCTAACTCTTCAAGCTCTTCATTTCTCTCCGAAAAGGCTATCCAGAGGTTTTCCAATTGTTCCAATCTCGTCGTTAGATATTCCTTTGTCTTACGAGCTACCGGATCCTTCCGGTAGTTACTCAAAATACGCTGAATCTCCTGGCCTGTCACATCTTGTTGGTGAGTGAGATTATTCACTTTCTCACGTATCGCCTCCATGATTGGCTAGGATAATTCCACAAAGTTTTTAACTCGCCTCGTGTCCGTTTAATGTTGTGATCGgccgatcacgtcggggtcaccaaaaaaTGTCTTGTTTCTGATAGGTCCACTCGGTGATACATCTgctcaagtcaaaaccaagtaAAGTTCGCTTTTCAAGTCTGTCAGTATATTCACTGGGTGAAACACCGAATGAGTCTGTCTTCCTTAATTGGGTTGAACAGCTAATAAAGTTTAGTCCAGTCGaatatatttccaaatcttcgaagtctccagcagcatcactggagaagaataaaaggcttagttcttcgggacttgaaaaTACACTGAATTCTTTATTAATTGATCTCGCCTAAATAGTAACAAAAGTGCTTATATGCTAATATCAAAAAGTGTACAAAAATGCTTACTTGCTAtgtagaaaaattacaaattgcttGCATGCTAAATATGCGTGTATGCGGAGAATATTCACCTTTGATATGCAAGTATTCTTTGCATGCACCGGATGCGCGTGCAGACGGGTTTTTCTACTGCTGCCTGAAcacccgataacagcaggtttctttttttggctgggtaagaaacctactccgagcacatggtttactggatgaccgctataatatatggtgtagcggctcttctccaggaaaccagtccctgtccatcgcatctcttgtaacgctgttatatcagccctatattgggacagggtatcggctaactgctcatcagctttatctttgtacagggagcgcacgttccatgagaaaatgcgcaaatcgttaatccgttgtcgttgccgggttcgtcgttgtaagatccatcctgtccgaggctccttttctggcttcgtaacatcgattttccgtgtagggttgtcagccctacccaacccccaacctggaggaccacttggtacagtttgtcccgtttttaagggggtcatcatgtgtgaaggccgtttttttttgcctttttttgaaaaattattttgaaggattggataaagatagaaacgtgattttttcaccatatgtttattgatatctctagtatatgtgataaatttttcagcttgatttcgtagctaattttcggaataggtgttaatttatgcacccatctccaaaaaaaggtgtttttctgctgccacgctggagggcgctgtgttcatctgaggaaaaaaagctaaacggcattttaatgtgggcaatattccacggtccgcaaactaggataattagaaaatattgaaaggtaaatttttggtgggcttttaaacttaattttttggattttggtgttttttacggctttttttatgaataaaaaaaaactacccgtccgattgcaattatcctagtttgtggaccgtagaaatatgtactaaagaagccgtgaaaatttcaaagaatttggttggatagattttgagctatggtggcagtcgattttcaagatgcagtttcgagaaaaacgcatttgaaaatttaaatgtgattatcaacagtaaaattttaccccaccattaatctgctatacctggtccatagagagcaccctccgtttcttcaaaaaagtcttgtaaggccgattgttgctctctggtgtcaattgtggctcttttagcgaggtcagtcgatggtcgttcggaccgccaaattcgcacttcattacggcggtcggcataaacctgacatatctgaccaacttgacatcccattgccactaggattttgagaatgccattgaatccttcattgaaaataattacagccagaaaagtggctatttctacgaccttggccccagaatgaaggtgtttaggagcgaaagttcagttcaatgcatttaacggctcattgacaaatcttcatagattggtttgatgactgtttgaacttcttcagtcaaaggtgccttctcgtggtgaaaactatccggTTCTCCTTTAGCGTCCGCTTTGCGccgtttgcaccaactgtcctcgcctgctggacaattttgatgctgaggattttcgtctgtagaacaattatcgaagaaagtttcccaaatttcttgcttcattccttctatcgaatttgcgtgtcgacgaatagctagcccagaaaatgtagtgaggtccttatcagtaagttttccagcctcttttccaccaatgcctttgtgattcttctttgcatttctaagccgcgttcccattcttttctcgacatgtcttacgtattccttttttactactacgtacatttaattatttgcagaaatttgcagaaataccggagacaactgcagtaaaatccaatatacaatatacaaaacttgtcgcaataggaacatccatgttcatgcttgctaaaagtttctttgctgatgttgatgcgaagtcctttttcttctctgataactatcgattcccatgaaatactcgttttttagtgcaagCATGAAGTTGAACATTAaagggatctcccttcgtacgatccatttaaaaaaatcactgaacacacaaacagcacaatacttacaacaaaatataactgagtataacttgaaagcctttcagtgctcactctagactggattatcctttttattccaaacaaataagtttagacaattgattggtttttcatctttttatatttatacctgtgttcaaatttataaggcttaggtaaaaaactaacagggtaaaaaaagattcgatgctctttctcatcgagtactctagctgcggctgcaaactccttacctgtttaaccctgtaatttctgatggactcggaatatcggaaaatccctttgtccacatattctccactataaatagatacaattcatgcaaaaaaaaaaaatctatttctccaacccgacacacgggatgacccccttaagcgcgggagactcgccatcatccttctccgtctgcagcttttcgttatgaaagagctctcagcggtcaccacgtggaggtggagatagggtttcgtagtagagctgttggtgttagatcagcaggcatttcccaagttgtttgctccatcgtgggtaccaatccacggtttcgccctgggacctatactaccctttgaccaccagatgTCTATCATATTTGCTAAATCTGCAGGTTGTACAACgtttaacaaaattttctatctttgatgaaattcgcggaaaataaaaattttccagtAATTGCAGACGGTTTTCTTCTGCATTGCGATGAGCTCGTTAATGCGTTAGGAGCATTTTTTCTTCCTGCTCTACGTCAATGGTTAAATCTTCGACCAATCTCTGAATGAATCTTAATTTATAGCTACGGAAATGCTGTGGATAGATTTGTTGTATTATCCCCATTGTATTCTCATCTGCATGAAGTTCGTTAACCGTACCAGGATTCAGacacattttgaaaatattgataagAGAGATATTGGAATATTGGGGTTCTATACGttggcgatacgttggctcccatagcttacacgaaaaaacaaatgataacggactgcggcctattcaattagcagggtcacacgaaatggttgttggaagtacctggtttgcgcggaaagcggtccacaaacatacgtgggcctctccagacgggaccactttcaaccaaattgaccacgtgttgatcgaacgtcgccacctctcagccctgatgaatgtcagaacatataagggggccaatatagactcggatccctatctcgttggcatggtgctccgagctcgaataacaatacaacctagaatcccctctgacaatcaggtgagagttaacactgaagccatcgataacacagccctccgcgacacctatgagagggaaatggatgccgcaataaccggagatgaagcatcaacaaatgatcttcacaatcacctgaagaacattatcatggatacggccacaaacatacttggccccagccgcaaaaggaatcggaacggctggtttgacgatgaatgtaagctagcaacgtaacggaagaatgccgcataccgagtaatgttgcattctcaaagaacgcgggcacgcgcagagaca is a window encoding:
- the LOC119661419 gene encoding uncharacterized protein LOC119661419, producing MWYLKSNLRVEAERLIRHLPITDENCDIAWTTLTNHYSNQRLMVSPSALKKLHDVTKECLAGLKNFNINIASWDPILLHILLKKLDKVTHALYEQTLTSPRELQLVDALLAFLERHFQSLEALCSDKRSTTQNKPTKRTSALISTKDSQSLQCKNCEGSHRIYTCEAFKQLSIWDRVAKIKQLRLCLNCLREGHRRAQCSAGSCLKCGKKHNTLLNMDANNQDKTTPSITAIQTTPNATKQGQVSCTVKDKGSTNVNHSIALSTEISAGPFVLLATPLIKETNQKGKSIEMKARQHSACSFHCCKTRSLAG